The genomic DNA GCTGTTCAACAAGGCCTTTGAGAATCTTCTCTTCACTTTTCAGCTTCTTCAATTCTGCTGCATCTTTCTCTAGACCCACTTTCGCTTTTTCGATATCCTGTCTCCTTATTACAAGCCCTTGGTTATATGTCTCgatctttttcttcaaattttctCGAGCAGCTTTTCCAGCTTCCCAGCATGTATTTGGACATGTCACTTGACCATCATATTCATCACTTCCATCACAACAATCTGGTCCCATAGGGGAAAACAAACCATAAGTACTGATAAGCTAATTCTTCAGCAATTTGTTGCTCCATATGGCATTTGAAAgttaaaatgtaaacaaattatAGAATTGCAGTAACATACCACAAATACCATCATTGACTctggaagaaaacaaaactaatggAGAGTGGCCTGCGTTTCGACAATAGAATTTCCCATTTGGGCAAGCTGAGGTACCTGGatttttgaaacaaacaaatgatcCATCNAGATTCCACTACGTAAACTACAAGTCATGTATTTTCTCACTTTCTCCCTTTCCTTTTGGTGGTTAGTGAAAATTTAAGAACTGATCCGTGGCATATCAAGCATCCAACTACACTAATATGTACGGTTCCGCTTTCACAATCCAATACACTGATTTTTCTCATGGTACTACTACATATGTCCGTTTAAGTTCTCTAAGATGAAACCTAAATCTCCCCTCTCATGCCACTTGCAAAATCATCCAACAGAAAGAATAAATTACAAATCCAAAGAAAGAACGGCAAACCTTTCAGCTGTTCAACAAGGCCTTTGAGAATCTTCTCTTCACTTTTCAGCTTCTTCAATTCTGCTGCATCTTTCTCTAGACCCACTTTCGCTTTTTCGATATCCTGTCTCCTTATTACAAGCCCTTGGTTATATGTCTCgatctttttcttcaaattttctCGAGCAGCTTTTCCAGCTTCCCAGCATGTATTTGGACATGTCACTTGACCATCATATTCATCACTTCCATCACAACAATCTGGTCCCATAGGGGAAAACAAACCATAAGTACTGATAAGCTAATTCTTCAGCAATTTGTTGCTCCATATGGCATTTGAAAgttaaaatgtaaacaaattatAGAATTGCAGTAACATACCACAAATACCATCATTGACTctggaagaaaacaaaactaatggAGAGTGGCCTGCGTTTCGACAATAGAATTTCCCATTTGGGCAAGCTGAGGTACCTGGatttttgaaacaaacaaatgatcCATCATACATATAATCccaaaaatgcaaaaactttaTTCCACTACACTAAACAAACTACAATCACAAGTTTGAATTCCCAACGAAACTAATATGGTTAAATTCTTTAATCACAATCgtaccaaaagaacaaaagctaCACAATAAGAACTATACAGAGAAATTGAGAAGACGAAACGAACCTGGCTCGTCAGTTCCATCAGAACAATCACAGAAATCGTCATTAAGTTGAGCTTTTGTGAATTTCTTTGATCCGTCCTTACACTTTATCTCCGAAGATGACTTGTAATACTTCTCATCTACACAACATCAACAAGATCAAATCGGAGTAAATTTTGGGTTGAAAGATCTCGAGCAAAAACGATACAGATCTTTGAATGAGCAGGAGGAAACCAAAACCTTGAGGAGAAATGCCGAGAAACGGATCGTTTGATGGAGACGAGTTCGATCTAATAGCAGAAGCAaggagaagaataagaagaaacgATAGCTGTAAAGAGACGGAGACGGAGGAAGATGATACAACTACTCTCATCCTTCTTCGAGATCGGAACCGGAGAGAATGAACGGAGAAAACAGATTTGGCCACGAGAAAAATCAAGTGCCTCAGTGTCTGAGAGAGACAAGTTCGACAGATTCGTTGAAACGACACAATTTCGTTTTTGATTTTGAGCATGagtttgaaaacttaaaaattgtaagagttaaacaaacaaaaaaggcccattagctcagttggttagagcgtcgTGCTAATAACGCGAAGGTCGCAGGTTCGAAACCTGCATGggccatttttttgttgtatttatttccttatcttcctttttatttgttacaCATACATATTTTATGGGCTTATTAGAATGGGCCTATAATTAGCCCCAAACCCAAAATAAGACGGTGAgaaaaaaactagggttttgcggagtcaaagcatatatatactCAGCTTCTCTGCTCTGTCCTTTCAAACCATTCAAATCAAAGCTTTCTTATTGTTCTGTACGCCGCATGTTTTTGTTCATTGAgtcaaaatcatttattttcaatttttggttAGCCTAATTTGCAAATTTCTTAAATCTATTACTGTAATGGATTAAGAAATCTATCGTTAGGCGAAAGAGATGATGgatatatgtaaattatgtCCGGTAAGCATACGTAAATTACCTCCGTAAGCTTGCTCTGCCTCTTAAGAATCTAGGTTTTCTTACCAAAGGAGCTTAGGTGATTAGAGGTAGATACATCTATCAATCTCTTAAatcgaaatttttttgtatttatttgtttgaaaaTCTGATTTGTTATCGTTTTGATGGATGAATGGTGAGAGTGATGAAAAAAAATCGGATTCCCACTGAATtatatgtgattatttataAACCAGCTACTTTTGACTCATCTCATccatcaaaaatgtttttttttggttttttgatcgGTTAAAGTATTTATGTTTTGGTAGTGGCCGGTGATGTGATTAAAATATTTGCTACTCTTGATGAAGTTTTTCTTCACTTGATGATACTTACCACCAAGATCTCTGAGgccttttctaatttttttttttttttgacaatcattgTCCCGATTTAatccttgtttttgttttaatctcaaatttatttgaatttagttTCAAGCCAGGCACCGAGGCACGCAGATAAGTTTAGTACAAACgtcaaaattattataaagagGTTTTGGAGTCGATTTTTAACTcttgaacatttttttataactgtCGTCATAAAAAAAATGGCATTTATTTAAATGTAAGATATTGATAAAATTTGAGAATGTGGAAGTATATACTGAGAAAGTTTATATGCTTGGTCAATTTTGAAATTCGACTAGAGAGTTTTTAGTTCCCACGAATATCTTGCTAAACCAAATGCTATATATAACACCCACAAGAACTATTTGATTCAGTTATCCCGactagagattttttttttttggctaatggAAGAGAAGCATTATTGGCTACCGCAGCGCTCAAGAATGTGTACAAGGCATGGGTTGCACAAACATTTGTTCACACGGTGGTCTTTGCAGCAAAAACGGttaatgtttttgttggttGCCAAACGTAGTGATTAATATAGCGGACTGCCATGCTGGTCGGACGAAATGTGTTTTAGTATGTGTGGTGGAAATGGTAGTTATTGTAACTATGAAATTGGAGGATGTTACTGCCAATGATATCTTatgacgtttttttttctttttctattgttCTTCGATGAATTGAATAGATGTAATTTAACTTGTAATGGACTAGTTTGCCTCAAGCTTAAATTCATAAATCATACTTCCTCTTTGACGGTAAAACTCTAGCATCACTGCTTTGTTTCTTTGAATCATCCAATCAACACTAGActtatttaatagttttttttatcaatgcTTTGTTATTGTtcatcggttttttttttttcgtttgttttttttttttaacttgttgtCTTGCTTTTTCTcttatatttgttgttaatgTTGCATGTTTTagatgaattttattttattgaaatgaACANNNNNNNNNNNNNNNNNNNNNNNNNNNNNNNNNNNNNNNNNNNNNNNNNNNNNNNNNNNNNNNNNNNNNNNNNNNNNNNNNNNNNNNNNNNNNNNNNNNNNNNNNNNNNNNNNNNNNNNNNNNNNNNNNNNNNNNNNNNNNNNNNNNNNNNNNNNNNNNNNNNNNNNNNNNNNNNNNNNNNNNNNNNNNNNNNNNNNNNNNNNNNNNNNNNNNNNNNNNNNNNNNNNNNNNNNNNNNNNNNNNNNNNNNNNNNNNNNNNNNNNNNNNNNNNNNNNNNNNNNNNNNNNNNNNNNNNNNNNNNNNNNNNNNNNNNNNNNNNNNNNNNNNNNNNNNNNNNNNNNNNNNNNNNNNNNNNNNNNNNNNNNNNNNNNNNNNNNNNNNNNNNNNNNNNNNNNNNNNNNNNNNNNNNNNNNNNNNNNNNNNNNNNNNNNNNNNNNNNNNNNNNNNNNNNNNNNNNNNNNNNNNNNNNNNNNNNNNNNNNNNNNNNNNNNNNNNNNNNNNNNNNNNNNNNNNNNNNNNNNNNNNNNNNNNNNNNNNNNNNNNNNNNNNNNNNNNNNNNNNNNNNNNNNNNNNNNNNNNNNNNNNNNNNNNNNNNNNNNNNNNNNNNNNNNNNNNNNNNNNNNNNNNNNNNNNNNNNNNNNNNNNNNNNNNNNNNNNNNNNNNNNNNNNNNNNNNNNNNNNNNNNNNNNNNNNNNNNNNNNNNNNNNNNNNNNNNNNNNNNNNNNNNNNNNNNNNNNNNNNNNNNNNNNNNNNNNNNNNNNNNNNNNNNNNNNNNNNNNNNNNNNNNNNNNNNNNNNNNNNNNNNNNNNNNNNNNNNNNNNNNNNNNNNNNNNNNNNNNNNNNNNNNNNNNNNNNNNNNNNNNNNNNNNNNNNNNNNNNNNNNNNNNNNNNNNNNNNNNNNNNNNNNNNNNNNNNNNNNNNNNNNNNNNNNNNNNNNNNNNNNNNNNNNNNNNNNNNNNNNNNNNNNNNNNNNNNNNNNNNNNNNNNNNNNNNNNNNNNNNNNNNNNNNNNNNNNNNNNNNNNNNNNNNNNNNNNNNNNNNNNNNNNNNNNNNNNNNNNNNNNNNNNNNNNNNNNNNNNNNNNNNNNNNNNNNNNNNNNNNNNNNNNNNNNNNNNNNNNNNNNNNNNNNNNNNNNNNNNNNNNNNNNNNNNNNNNNNNNNNNNNNNNNNNNNNNNNNNNNNNNNNNNNNNNNNNNNNNNNNNNNNNNNNNNNNNNNNNNNNNNNNNNNNNNNNNNNNNNNNNNNNNNNNNNNNNNNNNNNNNNNNNNNNNNNNNNNNNNNNNNNNNNNNNNNNNNNNNNNNNNNNNNNNNNNNNNNNNNNNNNNNNNNNNNNNNNNNNNNNNNNNNNNNNNNNNTTTTTATCAATGCTTTGTTATTGTtcatcggttttttttttttcgtttgttttttttttttaacttgttgtCTTGCTTTTTCTcttatatttgttgttaatgTTGCATGTTTTagatgaattttattttattgaaatgaACACAAGAAAAAGCCTTAAATTATTCCTTTATTAGTAATAATTACTCATTTTTTATGAGAATTTTGCTTAAAGCATATAGCAAAACTCGTCGATTAATTTACTATTTAGGTGAGGGGATGATATAGTATGATACGGTTTCGATATTGTTGCAAAATCTATTTCTTTGactaatataatatgtaaataaatatataaatccattaaaaaaaaggaatacgATTGACTTGGCCTAATAATGTAAGTGTTTACGACGATCCATATATTCACGAATCACACACTAGTGTATTCTTCTGcccaaaaccaaatatttttcacaaccaatcttttttttttttacgtactCTTTTACTAGTCTCAACAATGAACTTACTGGTTTGTCGTTTCCCTAATTTTAAGTTATTGTCATTGGCTCATTGCCATATGTCTATGTGCATATATATGGCCATctttcaaaactaaaaccacCCTGCTTTGACTTGAAGAATATATAATCCATATGTAATAAATGCTCTATATTAATTCTCTTTTGCTTTCTATTTTCGAAAAAGAgtttttacatgattttttgGTGAATTTAGAGAAGTTGTTCTAATTTATAGTAAAATCCTCTCAAATCGTACATAAAATCATGAGATTTAGGAGGTGTATTGAATCTAGGATTTCATTCGATTTGACTTATATATGTACTGAATCATACATAAAACCATgagtttttatatgattttgatgattttaggagAAATTGATATGATATgtctttaaacatttttaaatccCACATTAAACCATGAAATTTAGatgtttgtatttttaactaaataaattctCTCAAATATTACcaaatcattaaaaatcaaatcctctaaatgtttttaataacaGTAGAATTTAAAgtagttttttaatatattatattaaatatattttaaatcattagttcaataacactagatttcattacacttttattttatttttattaaataaaataagatttgtaattattagacatattatttaaaatgctAGATTCAATACATCCCCCCCATAAGATTTGTAACTTCGACGATTAGACACTTCCAATGTCGAAGGCTACTTCTTATATTGCTCTCTTTGCTCTCACTTATCTTCTTGCACATGGTtcgatctctttcttcttccttcaaataTTGTGTTTTGCATATGCTCTTGCATGTATGTGAGATTGATTTAAAAACCTCAccattttaatttgatttatagatctttatatatatgacgaGAAATTCTTTGTTGACATTGTAGAATGCGgatacaaattttttgttttatgtcatcttttgttgttgttgacattGTTGATTCTCATATAAACCCAAACACATGAATCGTATAACACTTAGGTTTCTATGTCACACTGTTAGTTAAACGCAGTTCAAATTTAAAATGGACGTCATgcattttatggttttaatttgtttttttttttttggcaaatggGAGAGAAGCATTATTGGCTACGGTGGCGCTTGAGAATCGAGAATGTGTACAAGGCATGGGTTGCACAAACGTTTGTTCACACGGTGGTATTTGCAGTAAAAGCGgtaaatgtgtttgtttgttgccaAACGCAGTGATTAATAGCGGACCGCCATGCTCGTCGGATGAAGTGTGCGTTAGTATGTGTGGAAATGGTAGTTATTGTATCTATGAAATTGGACAATGTAACTGCAAATGATATCTTATgaagtttattttgttcttcGATGAATTGAATAGATGTAATTTAATTGCTTCGTAATAATGGACTATTTATGTGTAaggttaaatatataaataagtgtttcACGTTGGCGTGATAACGTAAGTGTTTCTGATCCATTCCACGACTAGTTTGCTCACAATTCTAGTCTGTTCTTCTGCCCAAACCAAATTTATTTcacaacaaaaactttttttttaacgtactcttttctaatttttactACCAACTTCCCGATTCGTGGTTTCcctaattttatgttattatcaTTGGCTCATTTCCATATGGCTTTGTGCATATGGCCATCTTTCACAAAATTAAAACCATCTAGATTTGATTTGAAGAAAAAGTTTctagaaaatatgaaaatccaTATCTAGGTTGGAGAATATAATCCCTATATGTGATGATTATTATATACTTgttatttctttctatttatttttaaacaagtttttacatgattttgattattttgggtGAATTTAGAGAAATTACGttgttataatatattgtaaaatcCTTCTAAATCCTACATAAAAATCATGAgattgaattttatattatataaaacttgagtTTTAATGggtttttatattattgtgatgattttagcgaagttgatatgattttgtagattttatgtatttttaactaaggAAATAAATTCTTTCATATCCACTAAAATCTTTCCAAATTATTGAAGATCAAATCCTCAAAATGTTttcaataacaataatattatttaaagtagattttaatCATTAGTTccataacagtagattttattAGACTATTGAAATTCATGATTAGAGGATATCAATTAAAATGCTAGATTCATACCCTCGAGTCCCCTGTTTAAGTTATACATTTTGATTGAATATATCTCCTTggattcatttctttttctttatattttgtgaTAAAGTATAAACACCAAGGCCTATAAATAAGTTCACCAAACTACCAACAAAGTATATAGCAAAGAGTCAAAGACAAACCCAAAAAACACATTCTAATTATACTCCCcagaaaataagaaacaacaaacagTAAACATGACAAAGATTAGTTTCTACTTAGCTATGACTGCTGCAACAATCTACATCATAGTATCACAAGGTCTGTTTTTATTTGTCTACATGCATCTGATATGCTTATTTCCATCATAGTACTACCGTTTATCTTTGCATGATAAATTTATCTGTCTGATCAAGTTattcttttgatgttttttttcttgattgttttgtGCATCCTACTACTATCTAAGTTTTGATCAAACGTAACAATTAATTGGAATATTGTCTTTCCATCATAGTACTACTTGTTGTCTATGCTCATATAAGAATGTGGTGGCACAGGGCTAGTTGTCACGGCGGCTCGTGAGAATCTGCTTCACCAATGCTTTTGCGAGTCATCAAGCCCGTGTGCTTGCACCCCACCACCACCGACACAGACACCGCCAACAGCTATGAATAAGTCACTGAAAAGCGTCGGACCACTATGTTTGTCAGACGGTGATTGCAAACAATTTTGTCGTCCGAAGAAAGGTGTTTGCAACATCGATTTCGAAACATGTACTTGTAACTGAAACTATCTCATTTCACAAAATTCTTACGATGTGTGTGTGTTCCTACTTCCTAGTGAACTATATAGGTCctcaataaaaaatttaatattcataTAACAACATCAATATGGCTCTatgtttttcttgattattCTCTTGACTCAACTCCATAAAATTCTAGTAACTAAAAATAGAGGTACAGAGATAGGCTTATCAGCCAATACCAAAGGTTGTAGCTACTCTCATGTCTACAAGCTAGAGTCAATAACAAAGTAATAAGAAATAACAGAATTGGTCAATCTCTCTCTAAATCCAATCTCCAAACTCCTAGTGACTTTAGGAGAGAGCCCACACCAGCATTTAATCAAATACAAGCTCACATTTTGTTGAACCCCTCGACGTACGCGCCAATTCCCTGATCATATCATATTTCACTTTCAGTGTGGCGGGTCTACTGACATGTGGGGAAAAAGTAGCAATCTTTAAACGCCTTGAATTTTTCAAGATAAACGTTGCtagttctctctctctactcctTCCTCTGTAGTTTCTCCACTCCAAAGTCCCAAGAACAAACATTAACGTTTCAGGAACAGTGCTTGGCTCATCCCAATGAAATGTAGGAACTCCACAAAAATGTCCATGCGTCTGAGTGCATTTATTAGACCATTAGAGAAAAGCCACAAAAGCTAGCGTTTCATATTTTCTAAGAGCCGGCCCAAAGGCCAGGCCAATGAAGCATATGCTTGCGGCCGCCTATTTTATAAGCTTTTTTCGGCCctatttttcaaaatgtttcTGTAGTCCAGTGGTAATAACCTTCCCTGGAGAGTTAGAGATCTCCGGTTCAAATCCCAAGTgctaaccatttttttttaaaaagttttatttgctGGTGGCCCTCAAAAACTTAGAGACGGGTTTCTAGGGATTGAATGTTTTACCTCGTTAAGCTTGAGAGATCGTAGTTTAGGTGAATGATGGAGCATACTCATAAGTAGATCCCACTCCGTTACACAAGTGCAAAACTCCAAGTGTACAAGCTGATGAAAAATTGTACCAGTAGGAAATGGAGACTGCAAAATACAAGATAACATAAACGTAAAAAGACTAAGAAGTTTTTAGATTCAATTATAATTGCTGTCAAGTGTAACATACCTCAGAGGGTAAACATAACAAGAGGAGTTTGAGTGGTACGAGAGATCTGAGGATATCATTAATGTTGATACATGTAACCTCGACATGTGCTTCCACGATTTCAGGCATATTCTCAACCATACACTCGTAACTAAAATCTACAAGCTTTAAGTACTTCAAAGAAGGCGTCTTCATCAACAACGCAGGATCTTTTAATCCGAATGAATCATAGACGAATCTTTGCAACGTAGGGAGCATAACAGAGAAGATAGCTACGTTGTCTTTAATGGCTCGATCCAAGACCAAGACTTCAAGAACAGGGCATCTTGATAAAAGCTTCTGAGAAGATTCATCGTCTCGGAAGATCACCCATACCAAGTGCAACGTTTTGAGCAGCTGGAAACATACTGGGAACTGAACATCGACGAGCGATAcgtttttaagttttagggccaCGAGTGTTCCACATGTAAACAAGCTCTGAGGCAATCTGCTAGGGGTATCAATCGTGTGACAATAATCGAAGTTTAGCTCATTCAAACCTCGTTCCACTGCGATTCTAATCCAAAACCCGATATCAGCGTCCCTGCACTGTCGATCTAACTTGAAATGCAAACTCTCTAAGACTTGAGCCTTGTTTACTAGCAAAGACCTGTCAACAAACTGCAAAAATTTCCAATGTTCAGCATTGCTATATATGTATTGATATACTTGAGTTTAGGCACCAATTTCCAAAGATTCCGCCATCGTTTTGACAAAAGACTAGTCTTGAAGACATCTTTTGTAGGAAGCAATGAAAGTATATGCAACAGGAAATCATCTGGAAACAAACTGATACGGTCCATATCGAGTGTTCTTCAAGccacgaaaccctaaaatcagaGACAAAACCACGAAACCAGGTTTTAGCTTTCTTTTCTTCAATCTGTATAGAAACAGGAACATATGAAcacatggttttgtttttccgaaaaccaaaaaaagtagtAGTGGTACAaggaaatcaaatcaaacaaatctTACAGAGAGATTGGAATCAACCCTAAAAAATTATGCGATGCTATTTCTCACATTCAGAAAATTAAACGAAGTAAGAAATAGATAACCTGGACCTTTCTAGACAATACCAAAGGAAGGACGGACCTTGTCGAGTTGTCGTCACCGAAGAACCCTAATCGGTATTTTTATGTAGGTGTCACACTTCAAATAATATATCCCACgaacaaaacaatattgtagaaataattatcttatatatattttttttttcagaaaaccTTACATCTTCATTTTGGAGTTTATTcactggtttttttttaacacgaATAACTCTTCAATAAAATGTAGAGTTATCTTTTCACAAATCCACATCATCCAATTACGGTGTTTGTTTGTCTAAACTTGAACAAAGACAAAAGCTTAACTTGAACAAAGACAAAAGCTTAACTTAACAAAAGACAAGCTCACACTCTGTTGAACCTCTTGGCAAACGCGTCAATTCCTTGAACATACGGTATTTCATCGCAACTGTGGTGCGGAACTCCGGTCCCGTGTATGTGCAATCTGCTAGCGAAAAAGTTGCAATCTTTAGACGTTTTGAATGTTTCAAGATAAAAGTTGCGAGTTCTCTCTCTGTCTTCCATCCCCTGTAGTTTCTCCACTCAAAAGTTTCAAGAACAGACGTCAGCGTTTCAGGAACAGTGCTTGGTTCATCCCAATGAAGCATAGGATCTCGAGAAACAGTATAGTAGCCATGGATCTGAgtgcatatatattattagaccATAAAGGAACATTTTAGTCAATATATCCCACAAAGTTTTTCATAGTCTGAAAAGGTTATATTTACCTCGTTAAGCTTGAGAGATCGAAGTTTCGGGGATTGTTGGAGCATAGACATAAGTATATCCCACAAACTTTCACAATTGCAAAACTCCAAGTGTTCAAGCCGGTGGAAGATACTACCAGTAGGAAACTCAGGCTGCAGAGTACACAAAACAAATGAGCGTGTAAAGACAACAAGTTTAATCTAATGACAACAGGATTCTACTACATTCTTACCTCTATGGGTAAACATAAATAGAGGCGTTTGACTGATGCTATAGATCTGAGGATATCATCAGTTTTGGAACATGTAACCTCGACATGTGCTTCCACAATCTCAGGCAAATACTTAATCTTACACTGGTAACCTCGATCTAACAGCTTTAAGTACTTCAAAGCAGTCGAACTCAACTCAAGCTCAGAACCAGATCTTCCATAATAGACAAATCTTTGTAACGAAGGCACCATAACAGAGAAACTCCCCACATTATCAACGCCGTCGTCCTTTCGATCCAAGACCAAGACTTCAAGAACAGGACAGCTTGATAAAAGCTTCCGAGGAGATTCATCGTCTAGGAAAATCACATATTCCAGATGCAGCGTTTTGAGCAGCTGAAAACATACCGGGAATCGAACATCCACAAGAGACACATGTTTTAACTTCAACACCACAAGTGTTCCACATGTGAACAAGCTCTGAGGCAATCTTCTGATAGGCTCATCAATCATAAGACTATAATCAAAATCCAGCTCACGCAAACCTCGTTTCACTGCAATCCTAACCCAAAACCCAATATCTACGTCCCTGCATTTCCGAACAAACTTGAAATGCAAACTCTCTAAGACTGGAGCCGTGTTTAATAGCAAAGACCTTTCCACAAATAGAAAAAACTTCCACAGTTCAGCATCCTCATCATAATTGATGTACTGGAGTTTAGGCACCAACTTCCAAAGATCCTGCCATCGCTTCGACAATAAACTTGTCTTCAAGACATCTCTTGTGGTAAGCAATGAAAGTATCTGCAACAGACACTCATCGGGCAACAAACTGATCTTGTCCATAGGACTTTCCTAgctttttactcttttaatttctgacaaccctaaacaaaaaatgagaagaTCAGgatctattttttcttcttctccaagtatgtattatcataagtaacaacagtttaaagaaaacaaagtactGTAAT from Camelina sativa cultivar DH55 chromosome 2, Cs, whole genome shotgun sequence includes the following:
- the LOC104733127 gene encoding putative defensin-like protein 282, which codes for MSKATSYIALFALTYLLAHALLATVALENRECVQGMGCTNVCSHGGICSKSGKCVCLLPNAVINSGPPCSSDEVCVSMCGNGSYCIYEIGQCNCK
- the LOC104733094 gene encoding FBD-associated F-box protein At5g56370-like, coding for MDKISLLPDECLLQILSLLTTRDVLKTSLLSKRWQDLWKLVPKLQYINYDEDAELWKFFLFVERSLLLNTAPVLESLHFKFVRKCRDVDIGFWVRIAVKRGLRELDFDYSLMIDEPIRRLPQSLFTCGTLVVLKLKHVSLVDVRFPVCFQLLKTLHLEYVIFLDDESPRKLLSSCPVLEVLVLDRKDDGVDNVGSFSVMVPSLQRFVYYGRSGSELELSSTALKYLKLLDRGYQCKIKYLPEIVEAHVEVTCSKTDDILRSIASVKRLYLCLPIEPEFPTGSIFHRLEHLEFCNCESLWDILMSMLQQSPKLRSLKLNEIHGYYTVSRDPMLHWDEPSTVPETLTSVLETFEWRNYRGWKTERELATFILKHSKRLKIATFSLADCTYTGPEFRTTVAMKYRMFKELTRLPRGSTECELVFC